AAGGATTTCAGAAAGGAATGGGTTTTTTATTACCAAAGACCAGGCGATAACTTACACCCCAATATTCAAGCAGATAAGCCCTTTTTGATTCTTTATGATTCCAAGGTATCAGTTGAAGAAGCTGATTTAGTTGAGCCCGATGTCAAAAAAATTGATGCCATTATAAGAAGTTTAAGGTTTTATCCTGAAAGTGACAGTGAAATAAAGATTCAGGAGCTACGGAAAGAAGCAAAACCCGCCCCATGCAAAAGTTTAGGCTTCAAAAATAATCGGACAAAAGAATGGAAAACCTTCATTAAAATTCTTCAAGAACCTCCCCATATTTTCAGTATTGGATCATCAAGCGAATATGATGCTGATCGAAAAATTCTTTCAAATATAGATCGGAAACTTAAGAAAAATTTTCTTAGCAAAGAGTGTGGGCTACAAATACCAAAAGGTTTTAAAACTTATGAACGGTGTCCAAAAGAGGGGAAAGGAATATACAAGTTTAAGTTTCAAATTATATATGGCGAAGAAAATAAAAAATCTAAATACGATAGCCTTTCAAAGCCTGAACTGATAGCTGAGATTCGCAACCTATCAGAAAAATTTCAAAATATCACAAAGGACATAGAGCTTAATGATGATCCTTTGCTTAAAATCGTACGAGAAAAAAATTCAAACTCACTTAATACGGCCTCAAAAGTTGCATTAGAGAAAAAGTGGCTTACCCGCGAAGACTTGACAGACATAATTAATCCGACCTCATAATTACACCCCTTTTCTCCTCTTATTCTGGAGATTTCCTCCAACAATTTCGGATAACTCCCAAAATATTTTCAAAAACTTATCCCTCTTAAAATCTATTTATATCAATAACATATAGTTGGTATTCCCTTGCCCCTTCTGTCAATTCTCCGTTAAAAACTGGAGCACTCCAACCTCCCATATTAGATAGTCAGAATATTTATGTTGAATCGTCACAAGGGAGGTTTCCAATGGTCAGCCAGAAATTAAGAGCAGCAATCAAGTTGGGGGACGAACCTGCTTACAAAATTGCACACAAAGCTGGATTAGACCCTTCAACCTTATCAAAACTTATTTGCGGAATTGTCAAAGTCAAAGATGGTGATCAGCGAGTAATTAAGGTTGGTAAAGTTTTAGGCATTCCTCCAAAGGAATGTTTTCGGGAGGAAGCAATCGATGAAATCCAAAATTAAGCGGGCTCTAATATGGGGCTATAGCCATGGCGTTCTGTCTGACAATACTGTGGATATGATGATCAAGGAGGACAAAAATGAATATCCAAGCGGTTAATGAGGTAAGGGCAGCGGAAATATTATCCGTTGCGGTGCAGACTCTCCGGAACTGGAGATTTCAGAAGAAGGGACCAGCTTATCTCAAGATTTCCAGGTGTGTTCGCTACAAACTGGACGATCTTGAAAGGTATGTAGAATCTAAGCGAGTGGACCCGGAGGTAGCGGCATGATGCGTTTTGTCAAATGTGAAATGGTTAAGCGGATTGCCGGGCTGATAAGGCCATGGTGGGTTGAATTTGAGATGATCGGTCTTTTACCTGGCAGAATTGGCCGATATCGAATTACCGATATGCTGCTGAGCTGGGAAGAACAATAATAAATATTTAAGGGCTCGGACGTGAAAAACAAAATCCTGAATCACTTTAATGGTGATTACAAATCCTTTTATAAAAAATACTTGCCGGAAGCTAAGAAAATCGGCGGCGATGAATACGCGGCCAAGTGCTGCTTTCCAAATCATGAAGATAAAAACCCGTCATTCAACTTCAACAACCAAAGCGGAAAATATTTCTGCCACGGTTGCGGCAAGAAAGGTGACATCTTCCACTTTTACGGGAAAATAAACAGCCTGGACACCCGGCGCGACTTCGGCAAGATCCTGAAAGGCATTGCTGATGATTTTAGCATTCCTTGGGAAGAGCGGAAATCACGGCTCGTTAAGACATACGATTACACCGATGCTGACAGCAATTTACTTTTCCAGGTTTGTCGGATGGACCCCAAAGATTTCAGGCAGCGTCAGCCGAACGGTAACGGCGGCTGGATCTGGAACCTAAAAGGGATACAAACAGTATTATATCGACTTCCGGAAGTCTTGAAGGCGGATGAAGTACTTCTCGTTGAAGGAGAGAAGGACACGGATAATCTGCTTAATATCGGCTTTACAGCAACCACAAGCCCCATGGGTGCAAAAAAATGGCGGGATGAATATAGCGAAGCCTTAAAGGGCAAGAATATTGTCCTGATTCCGGATAACGATAACGAGGGCCGGGAACACATGGCCCGCGTCGGCGCTTCCCTTCAAGGCGTTGCTGCAAGTTTGAAATTGGTCAACTTGCCGGATCTGCCAAGCAAAGGCGACGTCTCCGATTTTATCGCAACCTTTAACGATAAAGAGCAGGCCGCAGAACGGCTTTCAATATTAATTGAGAATGCAAAACCTTATGAGCCCCCGAAAAAGATCACAACTGAAGATGCTATCCTGGAAATCCACCGGTTTTGCGAATTAGACCGGGAGGAAAGAAAAGAATACCTTACACCATGGATAAAAGAAGGATCGATTGGACTTATCAGCGGATGGCGCGGCTGTGGTAAAACATGGTTCGCTTTGGGTATTCTTGATGCAATTAGCAGGGGTGAATTTTTTGGGCCATGGAAATGTAAGGAGTCTGTGCCGTGTCTGCTCTTAGATGGCGAAATGCCAACTCAGGATATCATAGAGCGGTCAAACGATTTAAGGCTTACCTCTGCCCGCCAGAATCCTTTTTATATCTATTCAGATGCCCACGCTAACCGCCTTGGCTTACCTCGCGCACACTTGGCAAATGAAACATGGCGACAGAATATGAAAAGAATTTTAATAACCCGGAAAGTTAAACTTTGGGTAATCGATAACCTGGCTTCTCTTGCAAGCGGTCTTGATGAAAATACCAAGAAGGATTGGGACCCCATCAATTCATGGCTTTTAGAACTGCGTTTTGCCGGTATCTCAACAATTATGCTGCATCATGCCAATAAGGACGGTGGGCAGCGCGGGACATCGGCCAGGGAAGATAATATTGACACTTCAATCATTCTTAAGGCTCCCCATGACTATAACCCGGAAGATGGAGCCCGGTTTATTGTCAACTTTACAAAATCACGCGTGAGAATGAGCGACTTGCATCTTGTAGCGGATACCGAATTTAAACTGACACACGATGAAACTAAAAAACTTGTCTGGACCTGGAATAACGTCAAAGGAGAACGAAAAAAAGAAATATTGAAACTGATAGATGAGGGCATAGATCAAAAAACTATATGCGAGACCTTGGACCTTTCAAAAGGCTATGTCTCCAAGATAAAAAAACAGGCCATTAATGATGGGCTGATAACGTCAAAAGGTAAGCTTTCACCTTCGGGTTTTGACTATGTTTCAGGATGATAAATTTAGGAAACTTTTTAGGAAACCAAAGGAAACTCAGTTTCCAGGAAACCAAGTAGGAAACTTTAGGAAACCAGCGAATTGTAATATGTTTAATTTATTACAGATATTAACAAAGTCTTTAGGAAACTTTCCTCTAAAATTACAAGGAGTTTCCTATACCCCCTGTAGGGGTAGGAAACCAGGAAACTTTTAATCTTTTTGGTGTGCCTGGACCGAGCCCCAGGCGGGTGGATGGTGGGTAAAAAATAAACATGCAAATTGAACTAACAATAAAAGATATCTTGAACGATATTGAGGAATTTCAGGAACGAATATCCGCAGCGCAAAGCAAACTGAACATGCTGCCGGCGGGATACCTTCCATATCCTGAATATAAGAAACGTGAAAAGCAGCGCCGGGATTTGCAAGCTAAAATTGAACATGTGGAAAAATTAATCAGGATTGCAACGGAAGGCTTAAAGGAGATTTAACTCAAGTCTTTACCAGCCTTGAAGGGACCTTAACCAAATGTCAAACCCTAAAATAGATAAAGTAAAACTGAATCAGCTACTTAGATCAGGTAAAACACAGCGTCACTGTGCTCAAGTTTTTGGTGTGACGGAGGGGGCCATAAGTAAGGCCAAGAAGGATTTGAACATCAATGTTGTAAAAAACGTCGCTTTGGAGAACGCTCACCGGGTTGTGGATAAGAATCTGAACGCGGCGGAACAGCTTCATAAGATTAATGTTCAGGCCAACCAACTTTTAGATGATCTTGAGCATAAGCCTGATTTGAAGCTGAAAATTATGGCGGAGATCCGGGGCCAATTGAAATTACAACTCGAAATCTTTCAAACCCTTTACGATATGCAGACGATTCAAGAATTTCAACATGAAGTGCTAACAATTATAGGGAGTGTAGACAGGGAGGTGGGAGATGCAATCATCAGAAAACTCAAGGAAAAGCGAGCTTTACGGACGGCTATTCAAATCTCTTGAAAGCCTTTTGGACGAAAAGGAGAGTAAGATTCCCAAAAAAGACCGGATTTTTACGATCTTCAACACGCCAAGTGAAATGGTTCAGGCCAAGATTGAAGCACACAAAGCGCAGTGTAGGGAAAAATATGGGACGGATGAAGGAATCGCTTTCGTTAGTATCTCCTTCTTGTGTGATGAAACTCTACGAAAGCACCCTGAACTCATTGGCATTTTTGGAGCAACAAGGGAATTAAGGCGGATTCGGAGCGAGGAAAAGAATGCTTCAAATGAAGCTTAATGCTGGATAGACAGGAAGCAGTTAACTTGCTGAAGTTAAACCAAATACTACAAATTAGGGGAAATGGCAATGAAACTACCCTTTGACTTTGATTTAGGCAGGCCGATGGTTGAGATAGAAACTGAAGACCATCACATTAAAGTTTATGCAAGCGGTAGGATTGAGGGGATGGAGACTCTTGGTAAGGTTACAGGTTTTCATGGGAATCGGATAGCGGCCTTAATTTGTCAATATAATGCGCATCACGAGTTAGCTCTTGAGCAATGACCAGCATATGCTTCCTGCGGTGGGGAAGAGTAGATAATCTATATCATTTTCAGATGGTTCTTCACATGCCGTCCAGTAATAATTTGCTATAATACGGGATGTGTATCTTCCTGTGTCCGGTGAAAAATATAATGATCTTCCGGCAGGTGTTTCTTTACTGCAAAAAACACAAAAATTTTCTGAAATTTCACCTCGATTTTTATGTGAAATAAAATCGAGCTCTTTAAGAATGTTATCAATGTCGCCACCGGCAATCTGTTCTTTTGTTAAATCGATTCTGAGCCATGCCATTGGTTGTACTCCTGTATGGTGGATGGTCTAACGATTAATTAAATCGCGGATGATTCAAATCCAATGTGCACAATGATTATATAGAAGTCTATTACAAGAAAACTTGTTTTGTCAAAATAGATTTTTGCCAGTGAAATT
The DNA window shown above is from Candidatus Desulfatibia profunda and carries:
- a CDS encoding AAA family ATPase yields the protein MKNKILNHFNGDYKSFYKKYLPEAKKIGGDEYAAKCCFPNHEDKNPSFNFNNQSGKYFCHGCGKKGDIFHFYGKINSLDTRRDFGKILKGIADDFSIPWEERKSRLVKTYDYTDADSNLLFQVCRMDPKDFRQRQPNGNGGWIWNLKGIQTVLYRLPEVLKADEVLLVEGEKDTDNLLNIGFTATTSPMGAKKWRDEYSEALKGKNIVLIPDNDNEGREHMARVGASLQGVAASLKLVNLPDLPSKGDVSDFIATFNDKEQAAERLSILIENAKPYEPPKKITTEDAILEIHRFCELDREERKEYLTPWIKEGSIGLISGWRGCGKTWFALGILDAISRGEFFGPWKCKESVPCLLLDGEMPTQDIIERSNDLRLTSARQNPFYIYSDAHANRLGLPRAHLANETWRQNMKRILITRKVKLWVIDNLASLASGLDENTKKDWDPINSWLLELRFAGISTIMLHHANKDGGQRGTSAREDNIDTSIILKAPHDYNPEDGARFIVNFTKSRVRMSDLHLVADTEFKLTHDETKKLVWTWNNVKGERKKEILKLIDEGIDQKTICETLDLSKGYVSKIKKQAINDGLITSKGKLSPSGFDYVSG
- a CDS encoding helix-turn-helix domain-containing protein — protein: MNIQAVNEVRAAEILSVAVQTLRNWRFQKKGPAYLKISRCVRYKLDDLERYVESKRVDPEVAA